In Fusarium oxysporum f. sp. lycopersici 4287 chromosome 9, whole genome shotgun sequence, the genomic stretch TTTCGGAATGATGATTCGGGGAATTCTTCAGGGCATCACACGCCGATTGATACACCACGTCGACGGGCAACTCCTGCGCCATTCGAACATATGAATCCGCTGCAGCGATGGGCGAATTCACCGCCGGAACATGAGGCTGCGACTGTTGATGACATCTCACGAGCTGTTGCTGCTTTCTCAACGCGACAGGGGAGATCACGAAGTCATGGGTCGTCAATCAGCAGTAGAGGAACGTCAGTGTCAAGCCATGACTCTGGGTCGTACAGTTCTGCTCATTCAAAACAATCATCGACGTCGTTTGACATTTTCAAACGGCACagtcgaagaagacgaaCAAAGATGAGAAAAGAAGTCAGAACGAATCTCCTCCAAGCGCAGAATACATATCAGTGTACTTTTTGTACAGAAACGTTCAAGACGAAATACGACTGGCAGCGTCATGAAAAGTCTCTTCATTTATCGCTTGAGAATTGGGTCTGTTCACCAAATGGGCCGACAGCGATACATCCAGAAGAGGGGCTTCTCTGTGTCTTTTGTGGCGTCAAGAACCCCGACAAGACGCATCTTGACGGACACAATCAGAGTGCATGCATCGAGCGACCGATTGAAGAACGGACATATCATCGAAAGGATCATTTACAGCAGCATCTGCGGTTAGTCCACATGTCCAAGTTTCTCAAATGGCCGATGGATGATTGGAAAGTCATGACGCAGGAGGTCAAATCGAGATGTGGATTCTGTGGCATCAATCTTACGACCTGGGCTAGTAGGGTTGATCATTTGGCGGACCATTTCAAAGCTGGGAGCACGATGGAGCATTGGAAGGGTGACTGGGGGTTTGAGGGGAAGGTCATTGAGAGGATTGACAATGCCATGCCTCCTTGTACGTCAAACACTCGGGTTGAGATTTGTTGCTGACGCTGCCTAGATCTCATCCACTACGAACGAaactctcctcttccatTCGCAGCTACAAGAGGTCCAGCAGATACACCCACAAGTGCATACGAACTCATCAAACTCGAACTAGAGTACTACATGCGGAATCGTCATCAGTATATAATGCCACCAGATCCTGAGCTTCACTTTGAAGCATGTTCTGTGATCCTCGGCGCAGAAATATCCTCCCCCAACCAAGCGTCGCTATCCCCGTCATGGCTATGGGACATCTTCATGTCAGCTGCTGAGATCGCCAACCAAGCTAAACTTCGACCAACAAAACAATTAGCAGAAGGACGATTGAGTCAGCTGAAGATCAACGGAAAGGGAAATATATTTGAGAATTGCGAGCTGGAGGCGGCGCTGCAGCAGTACATGACTGCTCATACGTCCATGGGACATTTCCCAACAGATTCTGAACTGCAGCAGGAGGCGTGTAATGTTTTGAATCGGACAGAGACGTCATCATCGCATCCGTCAAGGAGGTTTCTGGACTTTTTAATGAGACTTGTTTGGAGTTCGACGGTCTGGCTGGAGCCGTTCCGACAGAGGGCTGAGACTCTTGTGGCGTTGGCGAATGAGTCTGTAAATGATTCTTATTTTCTATGGGGCCAAACAGATACCGCTGTGCCGTTGGATGCTTCAATGGAGCTGGACATGTTGCAGCCTTGGGTTGAGAATCGATCTCTGTCTCCTGAAGGAGTACCGGAAATACCAGCGATTTCGATGCACAGCACGCCAGAGTCAAGAGCATTGATACGAGATAAAGTACGAACAGCAACGCCATTCTTTATCAACGACAACAACAGCTATCGTCGATTGAAGCGGGAACTCTCACGATTCGTCATGACGACAATGTCTCCCAACAATCCCAACCGCCATATCCCAAGCGACGACGAACTAAAGTATCAGGCACGGTGGATTCTATACGATGAGTACGTTTCCCAATATGTAAAGTTCATTGACTAACAGAACAGCGACGATCCTTGGAACCAAACCCCCGTTGACAACGCAGAGTGGCTACAGGAGTTTAAACGAGACGTTGGACTTCCTATTTAGATACAGGACAAGCACCCAGATCTCGAGCAACAGGCTCGCTTTCAATAGAAATGTCAAAGTCGAAAATGTCCATCGGTATACCGAGAGTTGTGCAGGCGTTGGGAATGTCGACTATTCCTGCGATGGCGCCGCGGATGGGTGCGCAGGAGAGTAAGAGGTAGATTTGTTCTCCAGAGTAGCCTGCATTGTCAGCAGAGTTTTAACTGTAATGAAGGCGACTTACCGAATTGTTTGAGGTATTCGATTGCGCGGAGACATGATTGTCTATAAGCAACGGTTGCATCCATGAAATGCTGCTTTCCATTCTCGTCGACGGAGAAGCCTTCAAAGATTAGGTAGCGTGAGGGACTAAAGGTAGGGCCCATGTCGCCTGGTCTGTACACTGGACTCTTGAGGCCACGTGATTTCATGCCGCctttgatgagatcaaaCTTGATCGTGATGATGCCAGCCTAAACTGTCAGAACAGTGTTCAATGTGAATGTGTCAGGACTCACCATTTCAATGGCACCGCAGAAGCTGATTTCACCATCACCCTGACTAAAATGGAGATCTCCAACAGAAAACTTGGCTCCCTCGACATGAACGGGAAGATACGTCGTAGATCCGCGAGAAATATTGTTTATGTCACAATTTCCTCCATGTTCTGGTCGTCCAGGTATAGTCCTCGCTCCCTCTCTCGCAATCTTTGCCAAAACATCGCCTGTGGCTTTTCCACCATGTGCATTGATCTCATTCGGTGGTTGAGCTACAATCTTGGTAGAATCAGCCATTGAAGAAACGAGCTCTGCCTCTCGACGGTTCCACTCTGCGAGAATCTCGGCAGACGGGGCACAGCCTAGAATTCCGGGGTGGATTAAGCCGGGGAATCGCACTCCGGGAATATGACGGCTTGAACAGTATACTCCGTCAAAGTCCCAGATTGCTTTTGCGGCGGTGGGGTAGTGTTCATCTAGGAAGCCCCCGCCGTTGTCCTTGGCGAAGATTCCTGTGAAACCCCAGGGTGAATGCTCAAAGGGTTGGACGTCGGTTATGTTGACGACGAGTAGATCGCCGGGCTGACTGCCTTTGATGTCGAATGGGCCGGTTAGATAGTGGATTTTAGTTAGATCAACATCGCGAACATCGTCTGCGCTGTCATTGTTGCCGATTTGACCACCTGTCCAGTCGAGGCATTCTATCTTGACTGTCTCGCCGGGCTCAACAGTTGCAATACTCGGGACTACAAAATTAGCGATCTCTCAATTGGGGGGATCAATTGGAGGGGACATACCATCTGGATGCCATCTATTGTGGAGATGGGGTTGTTCAGAGGCGGGTTTGTCAAAGGACACGGATTGAGCTGTACGGATCTTGCCAGGCATTGTATTGATGAGATTTAAGTTTGAGGACTATTTTTCAATTGTCTAAATTGTCTCTTCTTATAATATCGTAACGGCTGTTGATAGATAAGAGACTATCTCGCCGCACGCCTCCGCATCTCCGCACGAGATAAGAATGATAAGCTCGTCTTGTGACATTCCTGATAAAGCAGGTGGCTGCATTGTCACCCAAGGGCGAAACCCCGCGATTAGGATGACGTTGGTACAGTCTGGACACTGTACGCCGCAGCCCATATCGAGATTGGTATATGAGATGGGGGTGTCCTCGGCAGATGAGGGTGTCCAGCAGCAACCATGGACGTCAAGACTTTTTCTCTAGGAGACTTTGAGCTTCAGAATGGCAAGGTTTTGCCAAATGCGGTGATTGCGTACAAGACTTTTGGGGAGGCTGAACTTCCTGCTGTTCTCTATCCTTCTTGGTTCTCGGGTGCGATATCCGATAATGAGTGGCTTATTGGGAAAGACAAGACTCTTGATCCGGAGAGGTACTACATTATTATAACGGCTCTTTTTGGGAATGGACAGTCTACGAGTCCGTCAAACTCGGATATCAGTCCGTTCCCTGATGTTTCTTTCTACGACAATGTCAGAGCTCAGCATCAACTGATGGGCCATCTTGGGGTGAAGCATCTACGGGCTGTTCTGGGATGGTCGATGGGTGCGGCGCAGACATTTCAATGGGCTACGCAATATCCTGGCTTTATGGACATTTGTGTTCCATTCTGCGGATCAGCCAAGACGTCTCTTCACAACCAAGTCTTTCTCGAGGGTGTCAAGTCAGCGCTCCTCGCAGCAAAGGGA encodes the following:
- a CDS encoding formamidase, producing the protein MPGKIRTAQSVSFDKPASEQPHLHNRWHPDVPSIATVEPGETVKIECLDWTGGQIGNNDSADDVRDVDLTKIHYLTGPFDIKGSQPGDLLVVNITDVQPFEHSPWGFTGIFAKDNGGGFLDEHYPTAAKAIWDFDGVYCSSRHIPGVRFPGLIHPGILGCAPSAEILAEWNRREAELVSSMADSTKIVAQPPNEINAHGGKATGDVLAKIAREGARTIPGRPEHGGNCDINNISRGSTTYLPVHVEGAKFSVGDLHFSQGDGEISFCGAIEMAGIITIKFDLIKGGMKSRGLKSPVYRPGDMGPTFSPSRYLIFEGFSVDENGKQHFMDATVAYRQSCLRAIEYLKQFGYSGEQIYLLLSCAPIRGAIAGIVDIPNACTTLGIPMDIFDFDISIESEPVARDLGACPVSK